The proteins below are encoded in one region of Salmo salar chromosome ssa02, Ssal_v3.1, whole genome shotgun sequence:
- the LOC106587067 gene encoding phosphoinositide 3-kinase regulatory subunit 6, producing the protein MEPIGSCAPLASESDIYRSVHAVLRELESQHPSSVLNKGMLRWTLHKKVRNNPANSLILVRVVVKELERAERLDCRTHIIPLLHTLIYAVIQSAYLPDDLYKRVYDFCKRLLTLPQPYCTVGLSYTRRMKTERYTPGVLYQRMVIAEQSLKNDYHPFQERVFVFADPAVFSGPHCEALRGDIEASGSGGYLNPLDHMRSVVQHSIQAALGGELCHGPKLAQALKEIGQDVEPYFQEVVVSLEQSVEEGTKGEGVVLRGRLGQLYREILTHTDTSVWALPGLDTLSSGGGDACVTCRFPRRELAKCVRSSSMSSEHFCLTQDQETDFDLADLPADLTSSSAMPRHSVMSTDSGIERDLPPGVEPSVVEPSGGSEEGEARLTRRGGIKMRPSVTDNMALMQDALEESGSVAGGRGGGGGGTLHRKAGCSGTPSFSKQQRHFTARIVVMGDDRVLGKLAKAFYFLRKREARRLFLTMKVNFQFYYIPVCEDPSPTCPVKEGLSPSRENPCALGSYLGMVDPWYDCNINSLGSMIPKLAKMQSNSSKQAEPSPFLSDVISYYVRTGLQPVYFTIYSVKICFSNLTKDPVEDVFLSHLELDFPEFKQSPTTLKATTLKQKKNTGDVCGAVVSVNYKKVSLSGRDVDKGMSVRTSGVQISAIPSNETEDLNCLTVAFNETKPKNTMEAKIRTCNIKIRTLEMKTFTVTLDKDSRRTFKDVQSIEIAPCLDPGYCVQKTMRSKFSLGEEERDAGLSKYMNKGLPLPINTFAGIIN; encoded by the exons ATGGAGCCTATAG GCAGCTGTGCCCCCTTGGCCTCAGAGTCGGACATCTACCGCAGTGTCCATGCCGTACTCAGGGAGCTGGAGAGCCAACACCCCTCCTCTGTGCTCAATAAAG GGATGCTAAGATGGACGCTGCACAAGAAGGTTCGGAACAATCCTGCCAACAGTCTCATTCTGGTGAGAGTCGTCGTCAAGGAGCTGGAAAGG GCTGAGAGGCTAGACTGTCGGACACACATCATCCCTTTGCTCCACACACTCATCTATGCTGTCATCCAG TCAGCCTATCTTCCTGACGACCTGTACAAGCGGGTGTATGACTTCTGTAAGAGGCTGCTTACCCTCCCCcagccctactgtactgtaggcctcAGCTACACCAGACGCATGAAGACAGAACGCTACACACCAG gagtgctctatcagaggatgGTTATTGCAGAGCAGAGCCTGAAGAATGACTACCATCCCTTTcaggagag GGTGTTTGTGTTCGCCGATCCGGCGGTCTTCTCCGGCCCCCACTGTGAGGCGCTGAGGGGGGACATCGAGGCCTCGGGGTCAGGGGGGTATCTGAATCCCCTTGACCACATGCGGAGCGTGGTCCAACACTCCATCCAGGCTGCTCTAGGAGGGGAGCTGTGCCACGGTCCTAAACTGGCACAGGCACTGAAG gaaaTTGGCCAGGACGTGGAGCCGTACTTCCAGGAAGTGGTGGTCAGTCTGGAGCAGAGTGTGGAGGAGGGCACCAAGGGGGAAGGGGTGGTGCtgagggggagactgggacaACTCTACAGAGAGATCCTCACCCATACTGACACATCAG TTTGGGCTCTTCCTGGTTTAGACACATTGTCCTCCGGTGGTGGGGATGCCTGTGTGACATGCCGCTTCCCAA GGCGTGAGCTGGCCAAGTGCGTGCGCTCCAGCTCCATGTCGTCGGAACACTTCTGCCTCACCCAGGACCAGGAGACAGACTTTGACCTCGCCGACCTCCCCGCCGACCTCACTTCCTCCTCCGCCATGCCCCGCCACTCCGTGATGTCCACCGACAGCGGCATCGAGAGGGACCTTCCCCCTGGGGTTGAGCCTTCAGTGGTGGAACCCTCTGGTGGTTCGGAGGAGGGGGAGGCCAGGTTAACCCGACGAGGAGGCATCAAGATGAGGCCGTCAGTCACGGACAATATGGCCCTGATGCAGGACGCTCTGGAGGAGAGCGGGAGTGTGGCCGGGGGAAGGGGAGGCGGGGGAGGGGGGACACTTCATAGGAAGGCGGGGTGCAGCGGGACCCCGTCATTCTCCAAGCAGCAGAGGCACTTCACAGCCCGGATCGTGGTGATGGGGGACGACAGGGTGCTGGGGAAGCTGGCTAAGGCCTTCTACTTTCTCAG GAAAAGGGAAGCGCGTCGTCTATTTCTGACCATGAAAGTCAACTTCCAGTTTTACTACATCCCTGTCTGTGAGGATCCCAGTCCCACCTGTCCTGTCAAA GAAGGCCTCTCCCCATCCCGGGAAAACCCCTGTGCCCTGGGTTCCTACCTGGGAATGGTGGATCCATGGTACGACTGCAACATCAACAGTCTGGGTTCCATGATCCCCAAGCTGGCCAAAATG CAGTCCAACAGCAGCAAGCAGGCAGAGCCTAGCCCCTTCCTGTCTGATGTCATTTCCTACTACGTGCGGACCGGACTGCAGCCTGTTTACTTCACCATCTATTCTGTCAAG ATCTGCTTCTCCAACCTGACCAAGGACCCAGTGGAGGATGTGTTTCTCTCCCACTTAGAGCTGGACTTCCCCGAGTTCAAACAGTCCCCAACTACTTTGAAAG CCACAACCCTCAAGCAGAAGAAGAACACAGGAGACGTATGTGGTGCTGTCGTCTCTGTCAACTACAAAAAG gTGTCGTTGAGTGGTAGAGACGTAGATAAGGGTATGTCAGTGAGGACCTCAGGTGTTCAGATTAGTGCCATTCCCTCCAATGAAACTGAAG ATCTGAACTGTCTTACAGTAGCTTTCAACGAAACCAAACCCAAAAACACCATG GAGGCCAAGATCCGAACCTGTAACATCAAGATCAGAACCCTGGAGATGAAAACCTTCACTGTGACCCTGGACAAAGACTCTAGGAGGACCTTCAAAGACGTACAGAG CATAGAGATCGCTCCCTGTCTTGATCCTGGATACTGTGTCCAGAAGACCATGCGGTCCAAGTTCAGtttgggggaagaggagagggacgcTGGCCTCAGCAAGTACATGAACAAAGGACTTCCTCTACCAATCAATACCTTCGCTGGTATCATCAACTGA